Proteins found in one Asterias rubens chromosome 12, eAstRub1.3, whole genome shotgun sequence genomic segment:
- the LOC117297344 gene encoding uncharacterized protein LOC117297344 — protein sequence MGRVAASNRDSRSSGGGAIFYPITVGGSSDSPRQVRRHPYSEMLKPSSLSLKIGPRIEVTDSTESLDREVENLNLR from the exons ATGGGCAGAGTAGCCGCATCGAACAGG GACTCACGTAGCAGTGGCGGGGGCGCCATTTTCTACCCCATCACGGTCGGGGGAAGTTCAGACAGCCCTCGACAGGTTCGAAGACATCCCTATTCAGAGATGCTCAAGCCCAGCTCACTTAGTCTCAAGATCGGGCCGCGGATTGAGGTCACCGACTCCACCGAATCGTTGGACAGAGAAGTAGAGAATCTCAACCTCAGGTAA